TTTGTTTTAAGTATGTGAACATGCAACACGCTGTATAGATTGTTCGTATGCTCACGTCTGTTCGACACGTCAGTCAACGATTCTTGATATGCTGCTTATAGATCTATTTAAAATCTGTgtaaataaatgtacatatgcTAAATTCGATAAAACAAAAGctgtatatttatgttaaagtgGAAATCTCTGTAGTAATATGTGTATGTTATGAATAATACTGTTACAAATACGCATTTTACTGTGATTTTTGtaatgtaaaaatgttttatgtattgTACGCAAGTGCTGGAGTAATGTTCATGGACAGGTATTCACATATTCATACATTCGTGTACATGAACGTTTAGTTATGGGGTTTTATCTAAGTTGAGGTACcacaattaaaacaacttacatttAGTTTTTATCTTTTCTTTTAACCTTTAATGCTTTTCCTTGAACCTTTAATGCAGGGGAACCATCGTACATTTGGACATAAAGTCACAAAACATTGTGCTTGACAAACGATTGAACGCTAGATTGATCGACTTTGGCCTATCGAGGGAGTCAATGACAGGAAGTTTTAAAACAACTGCACCTATCCAAGGAACAATATTATATCAACCATTAGACGATCGCAAACTTAGTCGTCAATTGGATTATTATGCTTTCGGTGTTGGTAAGTCGTAGATAACAAGCATTAACATACAGCACTCCATATTTTCAAAAACTTGTTACAACTTATAGTTTATAAACAGTAATGACCTCTCGTATTTGCCTACAtttgtacatttaaaagtcaatGTTTCGTTATAGTGTAGAATGTGTAAAGATGTCATATGCAGTAAATGTGTTGGTTTAAGATTTCATTATGACGTTTGACAGTGTATATAACGATTTCGTGTACACCTATTTGGCACACATACTAGGATATTTTGTTGCATTTCACTCAGTTTTAGGTGAAGAAAACATAAATTCCTTTAGTCAAAAAGTCCTAAAATTTACGACAATCAAAGTTCGCGTATACATAATTTActcgaaataaatatattaaatatataccagCTTTTCTTTAATTCTCAAAGAAAACATTGACATCGATTTGCTAGGTGTATACTAACTTGGTCTTTACAAAACGTGATTTTATTTGAGTTTAAGAATTAAGTGTTAGGGGACTCAATCAGCACCATCCTTTTTTAAAAACGGCGTTTTTAAattctaaaaaacaaacatacaaacaaaagaaacaaacacaaaacaggTGTACGGACTAAATGACCGAATAAGGGACGGGCGGACGGATGAACGGACAAAGTAAGGAAAGAACGAAAGCACAAATATTGACAAGTGAGCTTAATTGATTGTTATTGGGCATCTCTAGCAGAAATAATATATGTGTTACGAAACTACTTCCGACTTCATTATACTTTgctatattaatacatttataaacagtTTAGATCTTATTTTGGCTAACTCCTTATGAGATCTTTGTTACTATTATTGTACATGGTAGATGATTTAAATTGAAAAGTTAAGCACACACATAACTCACACATAACACATGcttgttttttttctgaaatagcTAGACTCTGTTTTAGCTTTATTTTGGTTTATACAAATGTTTATACTATATGTGTTGCTCTGTAAATTGGAAACTTGCATTAAATACACCTCTTAGGGTTGTTAATAATGCTAATACCGGAAGCGTTTTGATGAATCAGGACGCCATATTATCATACCAGTTTACAAGCTTTATGTTATTCTTCACAGTTATGCGGGAACTTCTAACCGGCCTTGATTTTCATTGGAAAGATGACAAGCAAACACCGTTACCACAATTGGATATAAGGACGTTAGGCGCTTTGTTAGAGgtatagttttattattaaaacaatattgctCAGCGTAATAATATTTTGGTCTAATTTAGACATGTTCGATGTCGTTTATTGTATTGTTCTCAAATAAATATACCAGAAGAACCGTCGTCAGTTTGTTTGGTATCTACTGGTATTGTGTATATGTTCATGATGGATGAAACATCAGGtgttaaaaatgtgtgtttccACTTACCCGACCGGCCTTATTGTTTTGTTCTGACTCTTAACATTTGGTAACATAGGTCGAGTGttcaataattttgataaattcacttaaatgtctgtaaaatgtGCTATAGAAATTATCTATGTTCAATCCGATTATCTTAATGGACTTAAAAGAAGACTTCATTTTAGACATTTTGATTATTTCTGCAtcacttttcttttttatttatttgctttatttgAAACGCTACTTGACCGATTTCGaaaatttcaaaagttattaaATACCAACCAATCTTTCACTTCTGGAGTTCCCTTGCTTACAAACAAATCATTCAAAATAACAAGATGTCCAAAATAGATAAATGAAATTTACATCACGGTTTGATCTTCCGCTTCTCGTTCAAATGAATCTGATTCAACACCCATGCAGGCTCATAGTTTGTAAATTGTATTGAAATACGTGCACTTTATTTTAGGCAAATTGTAAGTAATACATATATCATtgcatttacatatatttattatttattgaacatatttatacaattgcTTGTAATAACCCTGAAGGAACACATTTTGGAATTgccaaacaaaaaacaatcatCCAAACAAACACCGAAATATTTATTCAGAATGTCATTTACTCTgacattatttgtattatttgtgtaTCGCGTTTGTGCGTTTATTGCAGTAGCAAAATCAAAATTGATGTCCAAAGATgattcatttaaaaaattgtaacACATTGATCCATGAGATATATCTTCCTTTGTTTTCTTACTTTGCATAGAGACGAATATGGGTCGTAAGTGATGTCTTGATTGCTTTAGTTGAAATAACTCGGCAATGCATTGAAAGTGTACACAATCGAGAAAACATGACATCAACTTCAATGCGCAAATATTTGAAGGTAAGGATGTTGTTTATATTCGAATCAATGTTTTTGAAATTAATCAAACTTGCAATGGATATGTAAATTTCTCCAAACCGTCCAGAATCGACATCTCTTAAACATCATGGAATCAGTTTTCTCTATCAAGTTTGTTGAAATCAATCCATTGGGGTCAAACATGGACATAACAGCAACTAAAACCAATCCTCTCCTGTTAAACCGCAAGGCCCGATGCTTTCAGATGTGGCATGGATTATCTAAAGGTCCTTTACACAGATTCCTAAAAGTACGCTTCTGTGGTTAAAACTGGCCTCGCCGTAGAGGTATCATGGGGTAACATGGACTTGTATTGGGAATACGTTTATCGATTGAAACCGCCCTATTTGGTAGGTATTATCATGAATAAGTAAACTACATAGTTTCTTCAAATTTTGCACCTTGGGTTACAACTTGCTCCGTCATGAGGGGTCACCAGTTTTAAAAAGACTTATATAGTTAAATCCTTTACAAGTGTCTAGGTTTAAACTATTAAGCCGATGGCTTCTGTAATTTGAATATAGGTAAATCTAAAGGTCCTCTACCAAGATCATTCAAATCGTGCCTATGGGTTGAAAACTTACCTCGCGCCATGGGTTccaattttttacattttaacatattgCAAAATAAATGACATTAGTAGTGGTAGGTATATTGTATACATTTCTGTACTAATTTTGCTCAATGTATGCCCCCCATGATTTAAAAGTAGCTTTACACTAGTGGTCTCGAGTATAAGCTCGTAACTAGATGTTCTCAAGGATCCTCTTGTGTTATTTTAAGTATCATTGTCAAAACCGTCAATGAGCAGATACAATCTCATAGTTTAAGAATTAATTAACTTTAATTTATTGTAAAGATTGTTTCCGACATCGTTTAAAATACTAACTCCGGAACGTgcaatattttagaaaaaaacacacacacaaacaacacTTAATTATCGGCAGATACAAACCAATTTAACATCATAAAAAAGCACATATTGATTCGCGTATCAAATTTGTGAAGGATGCTCCAAAGAAGCAGACAAGGGTAGATCTTTGTTTCCAACTACGTATTGGAAGGATTAATCCATAAATATTTTAATCCGCATAACATCTGAACAAATACACACCTCACACCAGGAAAgtgtagattaaaaaaaaataaaaagttcgCAACCCAGTGTGATGTGTTAGTTTTTTTAACAATGGTTAACAATTAAAAACTAAATGCTAAATTTAATGACGGAAACAGTTAGAAATTTGTAAAACCTTATGATTGCGAGCttattgtttcttttaaattgataattattttcattttactcATTTGAAATGAACTAATCATGCGAATCGCAGTTTGTTTGTCTGTAATACTGGTTATTTATTATAGAGTTTCATCTCTAAAGAAATATCATTTTCTCGCTTCTAAGTCAGTGTGAGCTAAAATTGACTTCACCGGGCCTCATTTGCTTGTTGGGCTTTACAGTACATTCGAAAATATGTACCTTGTTTATACCTCCGCATATAAAGTGCAACATGAGTATATTCAAGTGATGTTAGTTTGTTGGTCATTTACATTTTTAGAATTTTTCGAGCgatttatttttacatcaatAAAAATTTAACGTTAAAAATGCCATTACAATGACGTTTAAGACACCTTTTTCACTCAGTGATACACATGTCTGTGTTGTAAGCACACGAAAATGGCTAACAACGCGATACGTGGGTAGTAGGCAGGAATGTATTATCTTCGGTGTTCAACTGGCGCTTAGCATTGTTAAAATGTGAATTTCAGTCGATACTAGACAAAAATGCGTCAGATCAAAAGTGGACCAACTTAGGTGACAACCATTGCGAAATATGTGTTATAAATGACCAATTGGAAGAACCATTAAAAAGCGGTAAGTTTAAGTATTAAATAGACCAGCTCACAGATTGACCAACTTACAAAATGGTTTGATAAATATCTCAGACATACAAGTATGTTTTACAGTTAAAACCATACAACTCCACTTTAGAAAATTTGTTAATATAATACTTTTTCTACTGCATAGTTATAATGTATTGTTTGGCATATTATTCAGCTTTGATTTTTGCTGATCGATTGAATAATTGTGTTAATATAGAATTATGTTGTATTAAATTGTCGACTGCATGCGAACCTCTTACACAAATTAATTATTAAGTGAAGAGAGAGTTGACTAGCAGCTGTTCAATCGTTGCATAAATAGGAGGTCCTTATTTTGGCAAGTGACCTATTTGTTCAAAAATTCAACTCAACACATCAGCAAACAACATACTAAGAAACGAATGAAAAATACTGTTGCATTATAGCTAAATTGCTATCATAAGTATGTAAGATAAGTAAGACAGTATCGAACGacgaaagtaaaaaaatatatgcaaaagTGAACAGATGTCTATCAGGGGAAAATGTAACAATAAGCGACTTCCCTCAACAAAGCCGTTAAGGTTGTATAAATAAGTATTTCATAGATCGAAATGAGGGGTcattacatttattaatgaaCAGTTTAGATAATAATTACAAACTTGCCCCTGGTAGAAAGCCACACTTGTTGAGTTTAGActtgtatttaataacaaaattcaatttaTTGATACAATGTTAAAATCACCTGTTAAAGACACCaaacatttattcatttaaaGATTATAACGATCAAGATGACGACAgttttcatataataatatataaataattgggAAATCGACATTAGTTGTGTAGATAAGTTTTGACTTCGAACACGAAAATGACAGTTcttatgtaataatataatactatttatAACAGGATATTATTGTAGTGGGTCGCAAAGTATTGTATTAAGTAGCAACGTAGAATTATGGTTTTAACTATAGAAAGGTACATGTTTTTATGTACTTCAGTTTAACGCATTTTGAAATCAGCATGTATCAGAACATTTAGACTCACTTCATTTTAAATTGAAACTGACAATTGTTGTTTAGTCctttgaaattatatattgtGTTACTGTGTTGTCGTGGAGTTATTGTGTTGTGGTTACGAGGTACGCCACAAGACTATGGTCAAGGCCTTCTATATTCATTTGTATTGCGGTAAACGCGATTTGAGATTTATCCTTAGGTGCCTTGTTCAATTCCGaataaacaactttaaaaatAAGCGTCCTTTTCATGTATTTGTAATGCTTTGTATCCGacgtttaaaatgataaatatttaagcAAAGTATATCAAGCAAAGACAATGACTATATTCACAAATTGCATACATATGTCAACAGTTCTTATgaagcaatattttaattgaacgATTgattgcattttactatttaatcCTAAATGTACATTTACTAAGCACTTAGGTAACTAGTGAGTGTGTTGTTAATATGTTTGAATTTAATAACAGATGCTCTAGTTTTGCAAAAAGAAGTCTCGGAGAATATTGTATACGCTTTTTTTAAGCAGCCCTCACGTGAACATTTTAAATGTAGTTCCGTATACACAACAAACAGAAAGGTTAATGTGTAATGACCTTGTGTTTAGTAGAGATAAATAAACCCCTTTCGTTGAAAAATACtatcattaattaaataaaaggaCACAGTTTTTATGGTATACCAGAACTTTAAAAAGGTATATAATTAATAGTACAGGTTGGcgtatttcattatttcttttgcaGAAATTTCTTCTCATCGGCGTATATACGACATAAATCATGATAACTGCGCAAAAAAGATCAAAATATGCTTTGCCTGTATGCGGAATTCGTACATAAATCCAGTCAGGTGTCAGGAGTGCGACAACGAGATCAAAGCAATCATAGGTTCGTATGAAGTAAATCTACAATAGACCGCAATTATATACGTGCGTGAATCAATTCAGTTTTCCATTCAATAATACGGACAGTAATTGCTGAATTATATTACTGTTATTTGTGTAAAAGTGGATACTTAGATTAATGATACATGCAAAAGAACTTAACTATTTTAGGTGATGGATGGGGCGCTATCCTAATTGTTGGGTATTGTGGTAAAAATCAAGCTCTGTTTCAAAATGATGTCAAGAAGTTTGCAGAAGCCATTTCATCGAAAGTACTACCGTCAATGTGTGTTAGGTAAGCACTTACTTTTGAGATCCTTTCACAACTTAACATGTTATTTGACATTATATACGTTTAACCTAGCCCTCACTGATGCTATACTTCGTGTGACAACTCCGCGAGATAACCACAAACATTTATTATAGAAAATATTTGCCTACTTTTGACAATTTGGGATTGTGAAGTTAAATCATGCAAAGCTCATAGACCGTATTTAATGAATTTGAGTTTTATTCACGATTTTATCTGTAACTTTTGTCTAAAGATGCATTATATTTTTCTTGTATTAATATGTTATTCATTTAAGTCACACATTGTAGATTACACGTGCATATAAGATCAATTGAGTTCTAGAAAGGTGGGACATAATCCGgataaaaattgtattttctcTAACTAGTTTTTATTCGcggggtaaattgtttttggtctgtctgtctgtctgtctgtctgtctgtcattgtttgtgtctttcattgtatgtgtgtttgtctcaaaactttaaccttggtaataacttttgcaatattgatgacttaatatttggcatgcatatgtatctcatgaagttgcacattttgaatggtgaaaggtcacggtcaaggccatcattcaatgtcaaatgtcaaatgtatggcttcaaaggggagcagtctggggcattgtgtttcacaaacgcagcttttgtttattataaaataaaacatatcacTATACACGGaccataaattaaaaacaaagccAAAAAAACGAGAATACGCCTGGGATAACAGCATTAGACCACTTAATCTAAGAGGTTGTTAAACCGGTTTTATGAGCTCcaccaaaacattttttattcaatataagacaaataatgtatacatgtatatgatcatacaacaaagtgatatAATGTAGCAGcaaaaatgttcaaacatgttatacaatatatgttaatatataattttttgatCTTGTgatgtttgataaaaaaaaataaatatgtatgttttcctttagttgtttgtgataggtgtttaaaaaagaaaaacaaaaaatgtttagggcaatttctttttcaatttcaatcttcagttttaaataaataataaaacagttcattgtaggtacttgttttctttatttcttgctgaataaaaactatttcattaatataattttgtaattcacagcgttatttaCCTcatgtattttgaaggtatttacccccaAACTGATgcctaagagagatagtttaacattgaATTTGTGTTCCTCTAGAAAGGCTgacaattgattccatagaggttaatatgtttacactcctagaaaaggtgttctattgtttcaatatgttcactacacatatcacatagatttaaGTTGGAAAGGTTACActtgaaattatatttatttgtagctatgattctctggatgtatttatattgaaacattCTCAGTATGCTATCATTAGTTGATTAATacggcatgacaaatatttgtttccatttCCCCCCCCCAGAAgattttgccatttagtttgagctttagaaaCTTCGGtagttttttagctccactggccaaaggccagcggggctaatgtcatggtcctgtgtccgtcgtgtgtgcgtccgtgcgtgcgtccgtgcgtgcgtgcgttaactttttctttaaacatcttcttctcctaaactactggtccatttctgatgaaatttctcaggaatgttcatgtggtgaacctctttcaaatgtgttcaaattatgcccctggggtaaaatttgaccctgccccgggggggtcaaaaaattgaaaatttgcttatataaggcctattttgtgcaaactttaaaaatcttcttgtccataaccattgggcctagggctaccaaatttagtatgtagtgacatcttatagtcctctaacaagttgtttcaaattatgcccctggggtcaaatttgaccctgccccggggggtcaaaaaattgaaaatttgcttatataaggcctattttgtgcaaactttaaaaatcttcttgtacataaccattgtgcctagggctaccaaatttgctatgtagtgacatcttatagtcctctaccaagtttgttcaaattatgcccctggggtcaaatttgaccctgccccggggggtcaaaaaattgaaaatttgcttatataaggcctattttgtgcaaactttaaaaatcttcttgtccataaccattgggcgttgggctaccaaattaagtatgtagtgacatcttatagtcctctaccaagtttgttcaaattatgaccctggggtcaaatttgacactgcccgggggtctaatagtcctctacaaagtttgttcagattatgcccctggggtcaaatttgaccctgccccggggggttaaaaaattgaaaatttgcttatataaggcctatttt
This is a stretch of genomic DNA from Dreissena polymorpha isolate Duluth1 chromosome 7, UMN_Dpol_1.0, whole genome shotgun sequence. It encodes these proteins:
- the LOC127839195 gene encoding uncharacterized protein LOC127839195; its protein translation is MTGSFKTTAPIQGTILYQPLDDRKLSRQLDYYAFGVVMRELLTGLDFHWKDDKQTPLPQLDIRTLGALLERRIWVVSDVLIALVEITRQCIESVHNRENMTSTSMRKYLKSILDKNASDQKWTNLGDNHCEICVINDQLEEPLKSEISSHRRIYDINHDNCAKKIKICFACMRNSYINPVRCQECDNEIKAIIGDGWGAILIVGYCGKNQALFQNDVKKFAEAISSKVLPSMCVRCIVRVRLKLAKMNAIQHD